Proteins encoded together in one Quercus lobata isolate SW786 chromosome 3, ValleyOak3.0 Primary Assembly, whole genome shotgun sequence window:
- the LOC115980961 gene encoding uncharacterized protein LOC115980961, which produces MDQMKKVMEEMRENMRRANLIEDLVHRTDSPFTTSINGHSLPLKFKLPSFDSYDGTCDPFNHIATFKTTMHLQGVPDEIMCRAFPTTLKGPARVWFSKIPPNSVNSFEELSKLFVNNFIGGQRHKRSSSSLLTIEQGENKSLRSFITRFNREALSVDEVDDKLLLTAFHNGVNLDLFIHKLYEKEPQSMVELVHSAQNFMNAEDTIIAKKRKRSERVEANPSLHSEQGSRPKKGRTEERKDRDNKKPGSSAWNQDHGHDTDECFDLKQQIENLIRQGKLRNFLGREYKDEKLKGKMEESSRPPLGEIRVIIGGSSTGQSSKSKKAYLKVVQSVQLSGRSPRARSTDEQAITFTDEDAERIHHPHDDVIVITLLIADYRTRRVHVDNGSPADILYYPAFQQMRLERDQLRPVNSPLVGFDGMKVQPMGTISLSVVMGTYPRQITKDVNFLMVDCSSSYNAIIGRPTLNSWKAVKSTYHLSVKFPTEHGVG; this is translated from the exons atggaccaaatgaagaaagtcatggagGAAATGAGAGAGAACATGAGAAGGGCGAATCTgatagaagatttggtccaCAGAACTGATTCCCCTTTTACGACTTCCATTAACGGTCACTCTCTACCATTAAAGTTCAAGTTGCCTTCTTTTGATTCGTATGATGGAACATGCGACCCGTTTAATCACATTGCCACCTTTAAGACCACTATGCATCTTCAAGGGGTTCCCGATGAAataatgtgtagagccttccctactaCCCTCAAGGGCCCAGCACGAGTTTGgttcagcaaaatacccccgaatTCGGTAAattcttttgaagagttgagcAAGTTGTTTGTTAATAATTTCATTGGGGGACAAAGACACAAGCGTTCCTCGTCCAGCTTGTTAACCATAGAGCAAGGGGAGAATAAGAGCCTACGGTCATTCATCACTCGTTTCAACAGAGAAGCCCTGAGTGTGGACGAAGTAGATGATAAGCTTCTATTGACAGCCTTCCATAATGGGGTGAATTTGGATTTATTTATACATAAACTCTATGAAAAAGAGCCTCAGTCCATGGTTGAACTTGTCCATTCggcccaaaattttatgaatgcagaagacaCGATCATcgctaagaagaggaagagatctGAGAGAGTAGAAGCAAACCCCAGTCTTCATTCTGAGCAAGGctctcgtccaaagaagggacggacggaAGAAAGGAAAGACCGAGATAATAAGAAGCCAGGCTCTTCAGCATGGAATCA GGATCATGGTCATGATACAGACGAGTGTTTTGATTTAAAGCAgcaaattgaaaatctcataaggcAAGGGAAGTTGAGGAATTTCCTTGGACGAGAATACAAGGACGAGAAACTGAAAGGGAAGATGGAAGAATCATCGCGACCACCACTCGGAGAAATAAGAGTTATCATAGGGGGAAGTTCGACAGGCCAGTCGTCCAAAtccaagaaagcatacttgaaggTAGTGCAGAGCGTCCAACTTTCTGGACGATCACCTAGAGCAAGGTCCACGGACGAACAAGCAATCACCTTCACAGATGAAGATGCTGAGAGAATTCATCACCCACATGATGATGTTATCGTCATCACCTTACTTATTGCTGACTACAGAACTAGAAGAGTGCATGTGGACAACGGAAGCCCGGCAGACATTTTATATTATCCAGCTTTTCAGCAGATGAGGTTAGAACGAGACCAGCTCCGTCCAGTAAACTCCCCCCTAGTAGGTTTTGATGGAATGAAGGTACAGCCTATGGGTACTATTTCCTTATCAGTGGTAATGGGGACATACCCACGACAAATCACCAAGGATGTGAACTTCCTTATGGTAGATTGTTCATCCTCATATAACGCCATAATTGGAAGGccaactttaaatagttggaaGGCAGTTAAATCTACCTACCACCtatcagtcaagtttccaacagaaCATGGAGTAGGATAG
- the LOC115981758 gene encoding sugar transport protein 10, producing MAGGGFVPQVGGRNYQGGVTAFVVITCVVAAMGGLIFGYDIGVSGGVTGMPEFLRKFFPATYAKTKDTSENEYCKYDNHLLTMFTSSLYLAGLVASFFASGVTRAFGRKISMLFGGLVFLLGAILNGAAMNLAMLIIGRLLLGVGVGFANQSVPVYLSEMAPAKIRGALNMCFQMAITIGILVAQLVNYGTAKIQGGWGWRLSLALAAVPAIMLTIGSIFLPDTPNSILERGHTEKARRMLQKIRGTDNVDEEFQDLMDATKAAKKVEHPWRNILQPRYRPQLIMCTLIPFFQQITGINVIMFYAPVLFMTLGFGQNASLMSAVITGTVNVLATLVSIYSVDRFGRRALFLEGGMQMIVCQIAIGIMIGLKFGVSGIGTLSSFEANLILFLICAYVAAFAWSWGPLGWLIPSEICPLEIRSAGQAVNVSVNMLFTFIIAQGFLSMLCHMKFGLFFFFGGFVIIMTIFIFFFLPETRNVPIEEMNRVWKAHWFWGKYIPDDAVIGATATSNTLNSTLP from the exons ATGGCAGGCGGAGGGTTTGTTCCACAAGTTGGAGGAAGGAACTACCAGGGTGGTGTTACCGCCTTCGTGGTGATAACATGTGTAGTTGCTGCAATGGGCGGTCTGATTTTTGGTTATGACATTGGAGTATCAG GAGGTGTGACTGGAATGCCCGAATTTCTGCGTAAGTTCTTTCCAGCAACGTACGCAAAAACGAAAGATACGTCAGAAAATGAGTATTGTAAATATGACAACCATCTCCTTACCATGTTCACCTCATCCCTCTACCTTGCGGGGCTGGTTGCTTCTTTCTTTGCTTCTGGAGTAACTAGGGCCTTCGGCCGTAAGATCTCCATGTTGTTTGGAGGTCTAGTCTTTCTACTTGGAGCTATTCTTAACGGAGCAGCCATGAACCTTGCAATGCTTATCATTGGCCGTTTATTGCTTGGGGTTGGGGTTGGATTCGCTAATCAG TCTGTTCCCGTCTATCTATCCGAAATGGCACCAGCCAAGATTCGAGGAGCACTCAACATGTGTTTCCAGATGGCCATTACAATTGGAATTCTAGTTGCACAATTGGTGAACTATGGCACGGCGAAGATCCAAGGTGGATGGGGTTGGAGACTTTCTCTAGCTCTTGCAGCCGTCCCAGCAATAATGCTGACAATTGGATCTATTTTCCTACCAGACACTCCAAATTCCATCCTTGAGAGAGGCCACACTGAAAAGGCCAGAAGAATGTTACAAAAGATCCGTGGCACTGACAACGTCGACGAGGAATTTCAAGACCTTATGGACGCTACTAAGGCTGCAAAGAAAGTGGAACATCCATGGAGGAACATCCTACAACCCAGATATAGGCCTCAACTCATCATGTGCACTCTCATCCCATTCTTCCAGCAGATCACTGGCATTAATGTCATCATGTTTTACGCACCAGTTCTTTTTATGACATTGGGTTTTGGACAAAATGCTTCACTTATGTCTGCGGTCATCACCGGTACTGTTAACGTACTTGCCACACTAGTTTCCATCTACTCCGTTGACAGGTTCGGGAGAAGAGCCTTGTTCCTTGAAGGGGGTATGCAAATGATTGTTTGCCAG ATTGCTATTGGCATCATGATTGGTTTGAAATTTGGCGTGAGTGGAATAGGAACATTGTCCTCATTCGAAGCCAATTTAATATTGTTCTTAATATGCGCATATGTAGCTGCATTCGCATGGTCTTGGGGTCCATTGGGATGGTTGATACCCAGTGAAATTTGCCCTCTAGAGATCCGATCAGCTGGCCAAGCCGTAAACGTCTCCGTCAACATGTTGTTCACCTTTATTATTGCTCAAGGCTTCCTCTCCATGCTTTGCCACATGAAGTTtggtctcttcttcttcttcggtGGCTTTGTCATCATTATGACTATCTTCATATTCTTCTTCCTTCCGGAGACTAGGAACGTCCCCATTGAAGAGATGAATAGAGTGTGGAAAGCACACTGGTTCTGGGGCAAATATATTCCTGATGATGCTGTCATTGGTGCCACTGCCACCTCAAACACACTAAATTCAACACTACCGTAG